The Symphalangus syndactylus isolate Jambi chromosome 11, NHGRI_mSymSyn1-v2.1_pri, whole genome shotgun sequence genome contains a region encoding:
- the NREP gene encoding neuronal regeneration-related protein isoform X3, whose protein sequence is MVYYPELFVWVSQEPFPNKDMEGRLPKGRLPVPKEVNRKKNDETNAASLTLLGSSELRSPRISYLHFF, encoded by the exons GTTTATTACCCAGAACTCTTTGTCTGGGTCAGTCAAGAACCATTTCCAAACAAGGACATGGAGGGACGGCTTCCTAAG GGAAGACTTCCTGTCCCAAAGGAAGTGAACCGCAAGAAGAACGATGAGACAAACGCTGCCTCCCTGACTCTACTGGGCAGCAGTGAACTCCGCTCCCCAAGAATCAGTTACCTCCACTTTTTTTAA